CGCTCACGCGCTCTGGCGCGCTCCGACCATAGATGGGAGGGACGCACTGCTAGCTGACCCCATCACGGCGCGGATTGGCATGACCAAAAAGACACAAGGGAGCCGCTGTCACGGCCCACTCGCGCAGTGTGGCATCCTTGTTCCCGGCTTGCAGGCTCACCACAGATGACGTACCGGGAAGGCTCGTACAATCGACCGTGCCCGAGAAGGGTCTCGGCGAGCGAACAGACAGGTAGAAACACCTAGCTTGGCATGAAGCTCTCGCGGACAAGCGTAAAGACCGTTTGACGAAAACAAAAGTGACCCCTCTCGTCCCTGGGGTCATGTACAAAGGACGTCCCCTCTGCGCGCGGCGTACGAGTAAGATGGGCCAGGGAACCCTTCTAGGTCAGATCCCTCGAGTCAGACCTCTACTAAGTCGACTGCCATAAGCGGTGCGAGGGAGGGACTCGTCTGCGCTGACCCTTCTCACATTGCCAAGGTCACGTAAGCCGCGGGCCTCCTACGAGCCAACCCCACAACGCGGTCTACTTTCTCCCCCGATTTCATATATAAACGACGTCACTAGCGATTTTGCTCATTGCAAGGCATACAACAGTCAAGCTGTGGTCTCTGAGAACGGCTTCACTACGGCCTTCTGCGGCGCGCCTCGACACGGCAGAAACTGCGCGGTCGCCACCAGTGCTCCAATCTGGACAGTGTGCAACCCCTCGACATGGAGTTACTTTCGGCAAGTCGAACATTTTTCTAATTGTTTCATTTGAGATGTCAATTTTCGCCTGAACAACAAAGTGGCACAATGACCTCCGCTCCTCGTTGTTCTggcattctttaaaatttgaaGCACGTGCTACGCGTCATGCATTCTCGGTCTGGATTCAGCAAACCGTTTGTACTAAAGGATTGTTTGAAAGAGCACTTGGCAGCTCAATATGACAGACAATGAGATGGTATGCAAGACACTGGCCTTGCTTACCATTTCATTAACTAAATCATAAGCTGTGCGCATTCGGCCTTTGGACTACGACTTAAATATTATCCTACCCAATAACCGTTTGCGAGAACGTGCAATAGTAAATCGGCGCAGTGAACGGCATGACAAACAAAATGTTTTGGGCGTGGAGAACATTTCCAGGACACTTCTTACGTTGCATGTGATAGATTTAGTCGATTGGAACTAATCGTGGACTTGTTATTTTCTTGTTTAGACTAGAATCAGTCGTAAGTCGTTAATTCGATCATTAATTCAGTGAACTTTATTGACCATTTATGTTGTGTACTGGGCAGTTCAAATGCATGGTCAAGCATTTTAGGCTAACTCGTTGTAAGTAAGTGCATTAGATGTTAGTACATAAATTCGACTAGCCGAGGAAGTTCTTTTCTTTAGACACCCTCTCGCAGACGCTATAAATTTCACACTCGCCGCCATCTATTTCATATATGGGCTTCAGTTTCGTTGGTCTACTGCTCCCACGCTCCGCTGATGCTGTGATTGCGTAATAACGGCGTCAGTTTACCTTTGCTGCTTACGTGATGTTAGTACGCTATTGTTACGTGCTTCTCCCAATAAACGTAAAGTCTGAGCAaacttccttttcctttttttaaaaaacGCATGTGAACCACTTTGAACTTATTTGCGTACGCCATTAACAGTCTATACTTTATCCGTCCCTTCGACATTTTGAGTGCACCCGCATTCTCACGTAAAGATGCGGAGAGAGTTGTGCAAGAATAGCTACGTACGAGTGAAGGTAGAATGAAGCTATCGTTTCTAAACGATAGTTTTCTCACTTGCTTTGCTTAATGGAATCGACATCCCCACAGTTAAAGTGTAATCACGGTGACCATTATTTGCACTACAGCCATTTTTTGAACTAAGAAAAAGGCCACGTGCTTTCAATGCAGAGAAAGTACACGTGAGTTTTAGTCAGCAAGCATTGGCGAAAAACATTTCTTGCAACATTACAGGCATGTGTCTGGCCTCTTGCGATTGAACGACAAACGTTTGGACGTTTGTAGTGGAAGCTGTATCCGATTGGCAAAATCTAACACTGTTGAGCCAACCTGAAAAACGTGcgttattttttttctatatttcgtGCACGTTTTGCGAGAGCATAGAAGTGACAGCATGCACATATATTTGATAGATCAGGCTCGCGGGCCGCTACATTTTCACTAAGTGCGCTCTTTTTGCCAAAAGATTACCAAAATCTTCGAAGAAAATAGGTACCACGTGATTACTGCGTCGTTCCCCACGCCCACTTGTCCTAAGAAATTTCAAATTTCTTCCCGTACTCACGTTCGACTGTTGCAGCTTTAAAACACAGCATAGAAAATGTATTCCATCAGAGTATAAGAACAGCTGCGATTGAATGAATTCCTATGGACTGTACGCACTTCTTAAATGAATGTGTGATTTAGGGGCCCATAGGAGCGGTTCATTGGTTCTGAACGTTTTCAAGCGTTTTTTACTTTGTTTTGCTGATTACGAAAAAAAGCTAAACTATCTGCATGAATATTGTTTTAAATTTCAGTGTAGACATGAAGCCATAGACGTAATAGTATTGTGCCCTTTGGCTGCGTACGTCCTGCAGGCTTGTGGTACTTACCTATAGGGAATGCTACTGTTATACAGTTGTACTTCATTGAGTTTCAATACCACTTTTCTTTACAATGCAAAACGCCATAGTGCTGTCACGTTTCCAGTTGCTTTTCTCCCTGGTATTGGCAAGTGACGGAGTCGCTGGTCTGCGCGGCTACCGGCTCTTCAAAGGCTCTCTGGGCAGCGGCATCAGTCAGCGTCTTGGCGGCGGTGGCGGGGGCTTCAGCATGGGAGGTTTGAGCAGCTTCGGAGGATTCGGACACACTGGTGGCGGCTTTGGCGGCGGTGGCTTCAGTACAGGCAGCTTTGGTGGAAGTGGCTTGGGTGGCGGAACCTTCGGCGGCGGAAAGCGCAACCAAGTCTACATTGTCGAATATGTTCGAAGCAATCAAAAGGTAGGTGTGAACAATACTGAAGCTATATCACACAGTCAGGCTAAACCCGACAGGCCAGGTGTCACGGTCGATCAGTGGGATGAAATGTAACGAAGATGGCAATTATTAAAGTTTCAAGTTTTAAGTTTACTTTTGTTTCCAAAAGGTTGGGGGAGGCGTAGAAAAAAAGCTTCAAATGCAGATTGAAAAACATCCTGCCCAGACACCTTACGAAGTAAACGCACTGCACGGAGGATGCGCGAATTTACCACGCTTTACAGAGAAGTACATCGTCTGCAGGCTTGTTAGCCTGACGACTAATTTTAGGAAAGGCAACTCCCGATAGATTGCTTTGGAACACGTCGGATGCGTACATGAAGTGTAACTTTGTTAGAACAACTAACTTGAGAATAACCTTAACTATCAGCATAGGAGGGAGTTATGTAAAAAGCGCACTCAATACAAAACCTTATTTGCATTCATATCATTAAGTGCTCACTGAATGTAAGGTTTATTAGTCAATGTTTAAAAAAGACACTAAAAATTCTGCCTAGAAGATGCTGCTTAATTTATAAATTAGCTGACATCAGCCGATGGTATTTATTAATGAACTGATTGCTCAACAGAGCGCTCAGTGCTAAGAAAGCGTGCAGGTGAATAAGTTTTGTTATAAAGGCTAGCAGAGATAAATACCCGCCACAAAGCTCCTTCATGTGTCGCGACGCCCCTAGATCTAGCGTCCAAAGCTTGAATTAGAAAAGCACTCTTCGCTGCCGGAATGTACCATTCTACCAAGCCACGAGATCGATGATGCTTACTGCAACTGTTGGACCAGATCTCTTTATGCCATGAAGCAAATAGCCATACACCATACATGAATCAATAGAGGAATCAAATACGCTTAATGTAACTGGATGCATACTTATAGCAAGTTAGAGTTTACAAATTATAGGTTCCAGTTCTTAAATTACCGGCAAATGCTTTCTGAATTCGATCAGTGAAGTCGGATGAAGCAAAACGAGGGGAACAGGGAGATGGAACTGTTTTAGAGTGAATGTAAATATGATGATTAGGATTATTaggatgctgatgatgatagtgatgattattatgatgatATACCGTAGTCCACTGGCATCAATTTTATGCAAAAAATTACTCGATCACTCCTAAACTGCCGAACAATAAATAGTTATTTCTCGCTCTTTGGATCACCCCATACCATTGTTTCAGCAACACCTGCAAACTTCATGTCGCTCTACCGCGAACGAATTATTCACTTTCTTCATTATACAGACGCCTTTTAGGCTGCGGAATAAGCTTCCTGATTATATTTACATTATACAGCATTATTAACTTCAAAGTTGTGGTTAAAAGCTATAACCTTAAAAACTTCTTGCAACATTTGTTACTTAGGTGTCCTCCACGTCTCGTAGTTTTCTTTGTTGTTTGTGTCCACCACCGCAACCCCCTAATGCAAGAACCGTTTTTTGGGCAATTTATGAACCAACAAAAATGACGCAAAAAATTGCATACCCTTAACAATGGCTTATATGATGGGCGGTGGCTGTCACTTCCTAATCTGGCTTTGCAGGGCCACAGTTCTGGCTTTGGCAAGTCGGCAGGAGGGGGCTTTGGCTCGGGGCCCATCTACATCATCCAGCAGAttagtggcggtggtggtggtgccgGTGGTGGCAGCGGCGGTTTCGGAGGTGGCGGTTTCGGCGCTGGGTGGAAGCCCGGAGCCATGGGTGGATTCGGTGGTAGTGGATGGAAAGCCACTGGCGGTGGCGGGTGGAAGGCGACCGGAGGCTCTGGTGGCGTGTGGAACACAGGAGGTGGCGTCGGTGGCGGCTGGAAACCAGCAGGTGGTGGTCTAGGAGGAGGGTGGAAGGCAGGAGGTGGTGGAGGAGGTGTCACTGACACCTACGTAGTGATCACCAGCAAAACAAGTGGAGGCGGAGGTGGTGGCTGGTGGTGAGCAAGTGGCTCACTTGCAAGAACTTGACGGATCTCTCTCAGGTGAGGATGGTGCACGAACCTTCTTTATTAGACAGAGGTGTGTACGACGCTCAGCTGGCCGTGTTTGGATGAGTTGCAATAGCAAAGAAGGCATGTGATTGTGCCAAACAAGTCTTCATCTGCATGATTTTATCAACGTTTTTGAAATTGAAAAAGTATATATCCTAATAATTAGCGAGAACGTTTTATTCTTGAGTCGTTCCCAGTTGGAAAGCGTATAGATATATATCTGAGATataaaaaatacataaataaCTATAAAACCAGATTGCATTACTCGAGGTACATTGACCATCAATCGCCATCATAAGTCATTAAAGGGTCTGGCACAACTTGGGTTCTTCCATCTTCTATATTAAGACTTGTAGAAGTTACACATAGCAAGGGACCTAATAAGCAAGCATGAATTTTTAGTTTACGCTATAAAAAGCCCTTGTCCACATCGTGTATCCAAGATATATCGTAGCATAGGTGCACTTTGGTTTTCTGAGGACAGCAGAGTAGCTGACATGGAAAAcagaaaacaagaaacaaaacgACTGAAACACGTAACTAGAGTATTTATGTACGAATTTCAGACGAGAGGGTTCGTAAGAAATTCGGCCGTTTTTACCTCGTTCCTCTTCAGGGCAGCGCTGCTTCCATGAAAGAATGATTCACCAATACCCGGCGTTAAAAATGAGATCACGCACGATGCTTTGCATGCCTTGCAATTGGACTTTGCCGTTTATGTTACACCACGTCATATTAAGGCGTAAATTTGACGCCTTTGATAAACACATACCACAAACTAGCAGTAAGCACTGTTAAGTAGAATAAAGTGGGCAAAAGTGAAGTTTATGTGTGCCTTACTCCTCGCTTTctcaccattcttttttttttgttcttaaccttttttttttcagctgcaggGTATTAAATCTGACCCGTGTCTTGTTGTCCCTCTGTCTTCCctcctttctttcctccttctcGCAGTTTCGCAGTAGATTAAGAGTACTCAAGCGTATAGATAAACAATATACTCGGTATACTAAGGACGTGTACGGTAGACGAATCAAGCTACAATACTTTGCTTTTCCTATTACTCACATGTTTTTTGTTCGTGTGAATAACACTAAATATGTATatctttcctttttcctttttgcacGGCAGGTATTTCAGCAGGATGGATTCAGGGGTCATGTAGCGCCATAACTGTGGCCGTAGACTATTCCATTCAACCTTGGAAGTATTCCTGAGCGGCAACTTCGGTGTCATGCAACAAAACAACCCGACACGCACCCTCCTCTTTTGTACAAAAGCTAGCGCATTCTGCACTTGCGAAAAAACCCTACCAAGTCAACTTGCATCAACATCTTTCATCATCGCCTATCATGAATGACAACTGCGATAACACTGGCTCGCACTGAGACGTGAAGTCTTCATAACGCACGAATAACACAACTTGAAGTCCTGCTCACGTCGTCACCTTACAATGTGCTAAAATGTGCTGAAACCACAGTTGTCATGCTGTCACTTATAGCTGATCAAACGTTTCTGAACAAAGGCTTTAACCGTGATGCTGCTTGCAGCGCCACACAAAGGCGAAGAAAAGTGGAGAGATACTGTACGTTTTGCTGCATTTGAATGCAGACTGCGAAAATATTACTGCAATAAAATTGCCCTCCTATaaccttgctttgttttttcaTCGCCGCATTCGACGACAATTACTCACGCAGTCAATGTTTTCGGAAATATGGCGAATGTTCGGATCCACAAATGCTAATATTAAATTAAAATTACAGTCTGCCGTTTTATATGAAAAAGAAAACGGcatatgattatgaggaatgTCATATAGTAGTAATTTTGCGCAGTAATTTTGACCCCGTGgagctttttaacgtgcacccaagcATATGCtttgttgcatttcgcccacattgaAATGCGGTTGCCGTGACCGGGGTCGAA
The DNA window shown above is from Dermacentor silvarum isolate Dsil-2018 chromosome 1, BIME_Dsil_1.4, whole genome shotgun sequence and carries:
- the LOC119430890 gene encoding uncharacterized protein LOC119430890 codes for the protein MQNAIVLSRFQLLFSLVLASDGVAGLRGYRLFKGSLGSGISQRLGGGGGGFSMGGLSSFGGFGHTGGGFGGGGFSTGSFGGSGLGGGTFGGGKRNQVYIVEYVRSNQKGHSSGFGKSAGGGFGSGPIYIIQQISGGGGGAGGGSGGFGGGGFGAGWKPGAMGGFGGSGWKATGGGGWKATGGSGGVWNTGGGVGGGWKPAGGGLGGGWKAGGGGGGVTDTYVVITSKTSGGGGGGWW